Genomic segment of Sarcophilus harrisii chromosome 4, mSarHar1.11, whole genome shotgun sequence:
CATCTCAAGAATGGATTTGGAAAAGAGAATTTAGACaagagggacaggatagaaaCAGAAGGGTGGAATATTTTTcagccccttccccccccccaaaaaaaaaaaaaaagaggacaggATTGGATTGTGGTCTTGTCAGCATATCTATGCTCATTAATTTCTGTAGAGAAAGTCCAACAGTAGTACTTGTcctaaaggaggggaaaaagacaaTCTGCACGTAGGAAATTCCCTCTTCAATGGGAGAAACTAGACATATGTGCAAATGAAAAATATGTGTAAATTATAGTAATCCTAAAATGAAAAGGTGATTGGAGCAGGAGGCATTTCTGCTGACCTGGATTTACTTGACTTACTGTCCTTTTTCTAGTGACTGTGAAGTACTCACTACACTAACCCCTGACACTGGCCGCATTTTGTCCAAGCTTCACACAGTTCAACCCAAGGGCAAGATTACCTTTTGTACTGGCATTCGAGTTGCCCACGTAAGTGTGACAGACCTGCCTGACTCTGGTTCTATGGGGCTTTCGTGCCagcttttcttctttcacataatCTTCCTCTACCTCCCCATGTAATGTTGATCTAGAGGTAGTTATTCTTGAGAGTGGAAGAGTACAAGATTCAGGGGATGTGGGAAGTAGGGAATGACTTTGGTGTAGAGATATTATAGCCTTTCCCACTGTCCAAAGCACTGAAAGGATGTTGGGGTTTAGACCTTGGAGAGGTCTGGGTCTTGGAGGAAGGAGAAGTAAGACCAGTGAGATTTTCTTTCCTAGAAATGATAAGAAAGGCCTCCTTCTCTGGGCAGGGCGTGATTCAGTGGGCAGGCTGGGTTGGCTCTGAGACTAGGatccttcttctttccccacaAGTTGGCTCTGAAACACAGACAAGGAAAGAATCACAAGATGCGGATCATTGCCTTTGTGGGCAGCCCCGTAGAAGACAACGAGAAGGATGTGAGTCTAGCCAGAGGACAGAAGGGAGGTGGGGTAGGATGGAACGGGAGCCAGGGGACACGGGACTATGAACCATATTCTGTGACTTAGATGGGCAGGGAGGCTTGGGAGGCTGGGCCTTCCTCCATGGAGTCCTCACAGTACTAGGCCCAGGAAGAGCAATATGTGTGTCTGGAGAGTCCCGTTTCCTCAGGCCTGGAGCGGGGCAGTTGGGTGAAGGGCTGTGTCTGGCGGGGCTGGGGTCGAACTTGTCTCTGGTTATGAAAGGAACAACCAGTGATTCCTAAGATGCAACCTGAAATAAGGAGGTACAGGCTTCCTCTCGCAGTTTGGAAACTTAGTGTATGACAGTTAATCCCTCTGAgcctttggggttttttggtttgtttgttttggtttttttatttttaaaacaggaaACGTAATTATAGCTAGTTTAAGGTTGTTATAGCATATTACATTTATTGTTTCATTCAGTTAGTGATGTTCATATTCTCCACCTCACAGGTTATTCTGGAGAAAGCACTTAGTAAATCTGTATAACTGTGAGTTATACTTTGTATAAATGTGAgtttccatgtattttattttatctttcattttctcaaCTCCCTTTGAAGCTGGTGAAGCTAGCAAAGcggctaaagaaagaaaaagtgaatgttgaCATTATCAACTTTGGGGAGGAGGTAAGTGGGGGTTAGCCGGGATCCTGACTTGAACAAACTAACAGGGAAGACTCTTTAGGGGTGGTAAAAAGAAATTCCTTATTTAGAGGAATATCTTCCCTGGGATAGCTACAGGGATGGAAAACAAATGTTGGAAGACTGAAGTTTGAGTAGTGAGATCAGCCATCCCCTGTTATTCTTCACTCCAGGAGGCAAACACAGACAAACTGACAGCCTTTGTGAACACACTAAATGGCAAAGATGGGACCGGTTCGCATCTGGTAACAGTACCCCCTGGGCCCAGCCTGGCTGATGCCCTCATCAGCTCCCCTATCCTGGCCGGAGAAGGTGGTGCCATGCTGGGGCTGGGGGCCAGTGACTTCGAGTTTGGGGTGGATCCCAGCGCCGATCCTGAACTGGCCCTGGTGAGAGCCCCCAGAAACCCTCACCATCCCTCCTATTCCTACTTCCCTGCATCATCTCTAGGATTCTTAGtccttcattcaacaaatattctttGTATAACTACTAAGTGCAAGACACTGCTCTTAGCTCCATCTCTTTACCTCATGCTGTTAAATACCCCTCCCCACTGCCCCTGACTCTTAATTACCCAGTCCCTGAAGGCTCCAGTCTCAGATTGTCTCAAAACTGCTTTTTGAATCATTTTCCTCCAGTCCTCACAGTTTGATCCCCAAACACATCTGGTCCCCTTCTTGTCCCACCACCCAGTTGTTCTCTTCAGCCTTTCTCCTGAAGCACAGACCAGAGCCTGCTCTGCTGTGCTCTTGCTCCAAAGCCCTCCCCCtaccccgccccccctccccaatcTTCTTAGAGCTGATTCCCCCCATCCCTGGCCTTCTCTTCCCTCAGGCACTTCGGGTGTCCATGGAAGAACAGCGACAAAGGCAGGAGGAGGAGGCCAGACGGGCAGCTGCGGCTTCTGCTGCAGAGGCCGGCATTGCCACAACTGGGACTGAAGGTGGGGGTG
This window contains:
- the PSMD4 gene encoding 26S proteasome non-ATPase regulatory subunit 4 isoform X2; translation: MVLESTMVCVDNSEYMRNGDFLPTRLQAQQDAVNIVCHSKTRSNPENNVGLITLANDCEVLTTLTPDTGRILSKLHTVQPKGKITFCTGIRVAHLALKHRQGKNHKMRIIAFVGSPVEDNEKDLVKLAKRLKKEKVNVDIINFGEEEANTDKLTAFVNTLNGKDGTGSHLVTVPPGPSLADALISSPILAGEGGAMLGLGASDFEFGVDPSADPELALALRVSMEEQRQRQEEEARRAAAASAAEAGIATTGTEDSDDALLKMTINQQEFGRSGLPDLSSMTEEEQIAYAMQMSLQGNEFVQAESGDLDAGSAMDTSEPAKEEDDYDVMQDPEFLQSVLENLPGVDPNNEAIRNAMGSLASQATKDGKKEKKEEDKK
- the PSMD4 gene encoding 26S proteasome non-ATPase regulatory subunit 4 isoform X1 → MVLESTMVCVDNSEYMRNGDFLPTRLQAQQDAVNIVCHSKTRSNPENNVGLITLANDCEVLTTLTPDTGRILSKLHTVQPKGKITFCTGIRVAHLALKHRQGKNHKMRIIAFVGSPVEDNEKDLVKLAKRLKKEKVNVDIINFGEEEANTDKLTAFVNTLNGKDGTGSHLVTVPPGPSLADALISSPILAGEGGAMLGLGASDFEFGVDPSADPELALALRVSMEEQRQRQEEEARRAAAASAAEAGIATTGTEGGDSDDALLKMTINQQEFGRSGLPDLSSMTEEEQIAYAMQMSLQGNEFVQAESGDLDAGSAMDTSEPAKEEDDYDVMQDPEFLQSVLENLPGVDPNNEAIRNAMGSLASQATKDGKKEKKEEDKK
- the PSMD4 gene encoding 26S proteasome non-ATPase regulatory subunit 4 isoform X3 produces the protein MRNGDFLPTRLQAQQDAVNIVCHSKTRSNPENNVGLITLANDCEVLTTLTPDTGRILSKLHTVQPKGKITFCTGIRVAHLALKHRQGKNHKMRIIAFVGSPVEDNEKDLVKLAKRLKKEKVNVDIINFGEEEANTDKLTAFVNTLNGKDGTGSHLVTVPPGPSLADALISSPILAGEGGAMLGLGASDFEFGVDPSADPELALALRVSMEEQRQRQEEEARRAAAASAAEAGIATTGTEGGDSDDALLKMTINQQEFGRSGLPDLSSMTEEEQIAYAMQMSLQGNEFVQAESGDLDAGSAMDTSEPAKEEDDYDVMQDPEFLQSVLENLPGVDPNNEAIRNAMGSLASQATKDGKKEKKEEDKK